A single region of the Stutzerimonas stutzeri genome encodes:
- a CDS encoding DUF924 family protein, translating to MSAPWLDLLNWWFGEGATAREIASDKQTLWFGYKAEQDAEARRRFGGLVDQALAGGLGEWTESPQGWLALVLLLDQLPRMIHRGTAQAFAGDERALQLVREGMAHGGDVLLSPIQRVFIYLVLEHAENLQVQEQSVAQFQMLYGLVGSEEQALFANFLSFAERHRDVIARFGRFPHRNELLGRDSTEAERAFLAEPGSRF from the coding sequence ATGTCGGCGCCCTGGCTGGACCTGTTGAACTGGTGGTTCGGTGAGGGCGCCACGGCCCGCGAAATCGCCAGCGACAAGCAAACCCTGTGGTTCGGCTACAAGGCCGAACAGGATGCCGAGGCACGTCGTCGCTTTGGTGGCCTGGTCGACCAGGCACTGGCTGGCGGTTTGGGCGAGTGGACTGAATCGCCGCAGGGCTGGCTGGCGCTGGTGCTGCTGCTCGATCAGCTACCGCGCATGATCCACCGTGGCACAGCGCAGGCGTTCGCCGGCGATGAGCGCGCATTGCAGCTGGTGCGCGAGGGCATGGCCCATGGCGGCGACGTCCTGTTGTCGCCGATCCAGCGGGTGTTCATCTACCTGGTGCTTGAGCACGCCGAGAACCTGCAGGTGCAGGAGCAGTCGGTGGCGCAGTTCCAGATGCTGTACGGGCTCGTCGGGAGCGAAGAGCAGGCGTTGTTCGCCAATTTCCTGAGCTTCGCCGAGCGTCATCGCGATGTCATCGCGCGCTTCGGCCGCTTCCCTCATCGCAACGAGCTGCTCGGGCGGGATTCTACCGAGGCCGAGCGGGCTTTCCTGGCCGAACCCGGCTCACGCTTCTAG
- a CDS encoding sodium-dependent bicarbonate transport family permease: protein MGLDPVVLFFLFGLFAGLLKSELKLPTALYDTLSILLLLAIGLHGGVELAEQASAALLGQSALVLLLGCTLPLLAFPLLRLLGFSRVDSASVAAHYGSVSAGTFAVVVAFLLANKIAFESYMPLFVAILEIPAILVGIVLAKGVARDTDWRELGREIFLGKSIMLLLGGLIIGAIAGKEGIKPLEPFYTSMFKPVLALFLLEMGLIASGQMGSLKRYGLRLAVFGLGMPLMGALIGALLARLMGLSLGGTAMLATLAASASYIAVPAAMRLALPEANPSLSLTASLGITFPFNILIGIPLYLALAETLIAWGL from the coding sequence ATGGGGCTCGACCCAGTTGTGCTGTTCTTCCTGTTCGGCCTGTTTGCCGGGTTGTTGAAAAGTGAGCTGAAGCTGCCAACGGCACTGTACGACACGCTGTCCATATTGCTGCTGCTGGCCATCGGGCTGCATGGCGGTGTCGAGCTGGCCGAGCAGGCCAGTGCGGCGTTGCTGGGGCAGTCGGCGTTGGTGTTGCTGCTTGGTTGCACGCTGCCGCTGCTGGCGTTTCCGTTGCTGCGTCTGCTGGGCTTTTCGCGGGTGGACTCAGCCAGTGTTGCGGCGCACTACGGTTCGGTCAGCGCCGGTACCTTCGCCGTAGTGGTGGCATTTTTGCTGGCCAACAAGATTGCCTTCGAAAGCTACATGCCGCTGTTCGTGGCGATCCTGGAAATACCGGCAATCCTGGTCGGCATCGTGCTTGCCAAGGGCGTCGCGCGCGACACCGACTGGCGAGAGCTCGGTCGAGAGATCTTTTTGGGCAAGAGCATCATGCTGCTGCTGGGCGGGTTGATCATCGGGGCCATCGCGGGCAAGGAAGGCATCAAGCCGCTTGAGCCTTTCTACACCAGCATGTTCAAACCTGTTCTGGCGCTCTTTCTGCTGGAAATGGGCTTGATCGCGTCAGGCCAGATGGGCTCGTTAAAGCGCTATGGCCTGCGTCTGGCCGTGTTCGGCCTTGGCATGCCATTGATGGGAGCGCTGATCGGCGCTTTGCTCGCGCGGCTGATGGGGTTGTCGCTCGGCGGCACCGCAATGCTCGCTACGCTGGCTGCCAGTGCGTCCTACATCGCCGTGCCAGCAGCCATGCGCCTGGCATTGCCGGAGGCCAATCCCTCACTGTCACTGACGGCGTCGCTGGGGATTACCTTTCCATTCAACATCCTGATCGGTATTCCGCTGTATCTGGCGCTGGCCGAAACCTTGATCGCCTGGGGGCTTTGA
- the bamE gene encoding outer membrane protein assembly factor BamE domain-containing protein, with protein MSLRPFSLIVAVALLAACSPVTQENFAKLEAGMSRAEVEKLLGKPGECAGALGMSSCTWGQKNRFISIQFAGDKVMMFSGQGLK; from the coding sequence ATGTCGCTGCGTCCCTTTTCGTTGATCGTTGCAGTGGCGCTGCTAGCCGCCTGCAGCCCGGTCACTCAAGAGAATTTCGCCAAGCTGGAAGCTGGCATGTCTCGCGCTGAAGTCGAGAAGCTGCTCGGCAAACCCGGCGAGTGCGCTGGCGCCCTGGGGATGTCCAGCTGCACCTGGGGGCAAAAGAACCGCTTCATCAGCATTCAATTTGCCGGCGACAAGGTGATGATGTTCTCCGGCCAAGGCCTGAAATGA
- a CDS encoding lipocalin family protein, translating into MRTLIALFAAALLAGCAGSKPEDAPQTVGQVDLQRYQGTWYEQARLPMFFQRNCVRSEAHYRLQPDNSVAVTNRCETKDGEWEQATGEAVPQEPGRTDRLWVRFDNWFSNLFPGLTKGHYWILYLDEAYSVALVGSPDRDYLWLLSREQEIDQGTRDRLLEVARQRGYDTGELIWRGESS; encoded by the coding sequence ATGCGTACGCTGATCGCGCTGTTCGCAGCCGCACTGCTGGCCGGTTGCGCCGGCTCAAAACCTGAGGACGCGCCCCAGACCGTCGGACAGGTCGATCTGCAGCGCTATCAAGGCACCTGGTACGAACAGGCGCGACTACCGATGTTTTTCCAGCGCAACTGCGTGCGCTCCGAGGCGCACTACAGGTTGCAGCCGGACAATAGCGTAGCGGTCACCAATCGCTGCGAAACCAAAGACGGCGAGTGGGAGCAGGCGACTGGCGAAGCGGTGCCGCAGGAGCCTGGCCGCACGGACCGGCTCTGGGTGCGTTTCGACAACTGGTTCAGCAACCTCTTTCCGGGCCTGACCAAGGGCCACTACTGGATCCTGTATCTCGACGAGGCTTACAGCGTGGCGCTGGTGGGCAGTCCTGACCGCGACTACCTCTGGCTGCTGTCGCGCGAACAGGAGATCGACCAGGGTACGCGCGACCGGCTGCTCGAGGTGGCCCGGCAGCGCGGCTACGACACCGGTGAGCTGATCTGGCGCGGCGAGTCGTCCTGA
- a CDS encoding thioesterase domain-containing protein, with amino-acid sequence MSRDSRYLEAILHHDIPLTRAMGLRVEQWENHELRLRVPLQANINHKSSMFGGSLYCASVLAGWGWLHLRLREAGIEDGHIVIHEGQIDYPLPVVDDAIAICSAPSEEAWDRFEAIYRRRGRSRIALHSRILAADGRDAVRFTGQFVLHK; translated from the coding sequence ATGAGCCGCGATAGCCGCTACCTGGAAGCCATTCTGCACCACGATATCCCTCTGACCCGGGCAATGGGCCTGCGTGTCGAGCAATGGGAAAACCATGAGCTGCGCCTGAGGGTCCCGTTGCAGGCGAACATCAACCACAAGAGCAGCATGTTCGGCGGTAGCCTGTATTGCGCCTCGGTTCTGGCTGGCTGGGGCTGGCTGCATCTACGTCTGCGCGAGGCGGGCATCGAGGATGGCCATATCGTCATTCACGAAGGCCAGATCGACTACCCGCTCCCGGTGGTGGATGACGCCATCGCGATCTGCTCGGCGCCCAGCGAAGAGGCCTGGGATCGCTTCGAGGCCATCTATCGCCGCCGAGGCCGTTCGCGCATCGCCTTGCACAGTCGAATCCTGGCGGCCGACGGACGTGACGCCGTACGCTTCACTGGCCAGTTCGTCCTGCACAAATAA
- a CDS encoding substrate-binding periplasmic protein, translating into MGAPHKAILSLCLGLAIGTAQAELPKNYQIILQTDNFPPFNMGPNNKHFARGDEVQGIGTDTVREMFKRAGIAYSLTLRSPWDRIYTQTLDDAGYGLFSVARTQQNQAQFKWVGPLARYESVLLAAPNADIALTSLSQAKPYAIGTQKSSGISQLLSSQGLQPIDSLSEEENLRKLLSGRIDLWATADPVWRYHAKQQGAEGLHAVLSFQPTDLYLALHKDTPDEAVTRLQAALNEIISEGYAGCSKTPDLCYLIRDRKAP; encoded by the coding sequence ATGGGCGCGCCCCATAAAGCCATCCTATCGCTATGCCTCGGGCTGGCCATCGGCACCGCACAGGCGGAGCTGCCGAAGAACTACCAGATCATCCTGCAAACCGATAATTTTCCGCCGTTCAATATGGGCCCGAACAACAAGCACTTCGCGCGCGGCGACGAGGTGCAGGGTATCGGCACCGACACGGTGCGCGAAATGTTCAAGCGTGCCGGAATCGCCTATAGCCTGACCCTGCGCTCGCCCTGGGACCGCATCTATACCCAGACGCTGGACGACGCCGGCTATGGCCTGTTTTCCGTTGCCCGTACGCAACAGAACCAAGCGCAATTCAAATGGGTCGGGCCGCTGGCGCGCTATGAAAGCGTGCTGCTGGCCGCGCCGAATGCCGATATCGCGCTCACGTCGCTAAGCCAGGCCAAGCCCTACGCAATTGGTACTCAGAAAAGCAGTGGGATCAGCCAATTGCTCAGCAGCCAGGGCTTGCAGCCGATCGACAGCCTGAGCGAAGAGGAGAACCTGCGCAAATTGCTCAGCGGTCGCATCGACCTGTGGGCCACCGCCGACCCGGTCTGGCGCTATCACGCCAAACAGCAAGGTGCGGAGGGTCTGCATGCGGTGCTGAGCTTCCAGCCGACCGACCTTTATCTGGCGCTGCACAAGGACACCCCTGACGAGGCGGTGACGCGCCTGCAAGCAGCGCTGAACGAGATCATCAGCGAAGGTTATGCCGGGTGCAGCAAGACACCCGACCTCTGCTACCTGATCCGTGACCGCAAGGCGCCATAA
- a CDS encoding P-II family nitrogen regulator, translated as MTTATRTLLTVICEAALEKKLVADLDHLGAPGWTLSEVRGRGSRGVRSAEWDTEGNIRLEIICNRDVAERIVEHLQARYYDNFAMVCYLADVEVLRPEKF; from the coding sequence ATGACGACTGCGACCCGAACACTGCTCACCGTGATCTGTGAAGCCGCGCTGGAAAAGAAGCTTGTGGCCGATCTTGACCACCTCGGCGCACCGGGCTGGACCCTGTCCGAAGTGCGAGGGCGAGGCAGCCGTGGCGTGCGCAGCGCCGAATGGGACACCGAGGGCAACATTCGGCTGGAGATCATCTGCAACCGCGACGTCGCCGAGCGCATCGTCGAGCATCTGCAGGCTCGCTATTACGACAATTTCGCCATGGTCTGTTATCTGGCGGATGTCGAAGTGCTGCGGCCGGAAAAGTTCTAA
- a CDS encoding carbonic anhydrase, producing the protein MSLEDKTTETAQEALDNLIAGVMQFREEIYPQQRELFSKLANEQTPRAMFITCADSRILPELITQSSPGDLFVTRNVGNIVPPYGVMNGGVSTAIEFAVMALGVHHIIVCGHSDCGAMKAVLNPSSLEKMPTVRTWLRHAEVAKTVVEANCGCADHNTLGVLTEENVLAQLDHLRTHPSVAARLASGDLFIHGWVYNIGTSEIRAYDASKGEFRLIGDGPLPMATPKSRYV; encoded by the coding sequence ATGAGTCTCGAAGACAAGACGACCGAAACGGCGCAGGAGGCGCTCGACAACCTGATCGCAGGCGTCATGCAATTTCGCGAGGAAATCTATCCCCAGCAACGCGAGCTGTTCAGCAAGCTGGCCAACGAGCAGACGCCGCGGGCGATGTTCATCACCTGTGCCGACTCGCGCATCCTGCCGGAGCTGATCACCCAGAGTTCGCCAGGCGATCTGTTCGTGACGCGTAACGTCGGCAATATCGTACCGCCCTACGGCGTGATGAACGGCGGCGTGTCCACTGCCATCGAGTTCGCCGTGATGGCGCTCGGCGTTCACCACATCATCGTCTGCGGTCACTCCGACTGCGGTGCGATGAAGGCGGTGCTGAACCCGTCGAGCCTGGAGAAGATGCCGACGGTCAGAACCTGGCTGCGCCATGCCGAGGTGGCCAAGACCGTGGTTGAAGCCAACTGCGGTTGCGCCGATCACAACACCCTCGGTGTGCTGACCGAGGAGAACGTGCTGGCGCAGCTCGATCATCTGCGTACGCATCCCTCGGTGGCGGCGCGGCTGGCCAGTGGCGACCTGTTCATCCATGGCTGGGTGTACAACATCGGCACCAGCGAGATACGTGCCTACGACGCGTCGAAAGGCGAATTCCGCCTGATCGGTGACGGCCCGTTGCCGATGGCGACGCCGAAATCGCGTTACGTCTGA
- a CDS encoding glycogen/starch/alpha-glucan phosphorylase: protein MTQESIASNADEVTAFRQAIISKLTYSIGKDPEHASDHDWFEAVALATRDRMIDQWMDRTRQGYREGKKRVYYLSLEFLIGRLLVDSLSNLGLLEVAREALSEVDVDFERIRVLEPDAALGNGGLGRLAACFMESMATLGIAAHGYGIRYDHGLFRQAIVDGWQHEQTETWLNFGNPWEFERPEVSYLIGFGGSVTAMPHDAAGQEQRKHFWHWAEGVRAIAYDTPVVGWRGASVNTLRLWRARAEADFHLERFNAGDHIGAVAEEARAQSISRVLYPADSTEAGQELRLRQEYFFVAASLQDLLRRHLDQRGTLLNLPEFAAIQLNDTHPAIAVAELMRLLVDVHDIPWRKAWELTVGTLSYTNHTLLPEALETWPVGLMERLLPRHMQIIYLINAQHLDALRERGVHDLDLLRSVSLIEEGHGRRVRMGNLAFLGSHCINGVSALHTGLMRETVFTDLHSLYPKRISNKTNGITFRRWLYQSNPQLTRLLVEHVGEELLDSPETLLRQLEPFADQPDFRARFAAQRLGNKQLLARMIQERLGISVDPNALFDVHVKRIHEYKRQLLNLLHTVALYQAIRSDPGGHWVPRVKIFAGKAAASYHTAKLIIKLTNDIARTINDDPTVRGLLKVVFLPNYNVSLAERIIPAADLSEQISTAGLEASGTSNMKFALNGALTIGTLDGANVEMCEQIGAEHMFIFGMTAQEVEARKQANEYNAEATIIESPRLNEVLMAIRNGAFSADDPARYTGLIDGLKWHDTFMVCADFEAYWQAQLEVEARWRDADSWWRSAVLNTARTGWFSSDRTIREYAEEIWKVL, encoded by the coding sequence ATGACGCAAGAATCCATTGCTTCCAACGCCGATGAAGTCACCGCTTTCCGCCAGGCCATCATCAGCAAGCTGACCTATTCGATCGGCAAGGATCCGGAGCACGCCTCCGACCATGACTGGTTCGAAGCGGTTGCGCTGGCAACTCGCGATCGCATGATCGACCAGTGGATGGATCGCACGCGGCAGGGCTATCGCGAGGGCAAGAAGCGGGTGTACTACCTCTCGCTCGAGTTCCTGATCGGTCGATTGCTGGTCGACAGCCTGAGCAACCTGGGGTTGCTGGAGGTGGCGCGAGAGGCATTGTCGGAAGTCGACGTCGATTTCGAGCGCATCCGCGTGCTCGAGCCGGACGCCGCGCTCGGCAACGGCGGTCTCGGCCGGCTGGCAGCCTGCTTCATGGAAAGCATGGCGACCCTGGGCATTGCGGCGCATGGCTATGGCATTCGATATGACCACGGCTTGTTCCGCCAGGCGATCGTCGATGGCTGGCAGCACGAGCAGACAGAGACCTGGCTGAACTTCGGCAACCCGTGGGAGTTCGAGCGGCCCGAGGTGAGCTACCTGATCGGATTCGGCGGCAGCGTCACCGCCATGCCGCACGATGCCGCCGGGCAGGAGCAGCGCAAGCATTTCTGGCACTGGGCCGAAGGGGTTCGTGCAATCGCCTACGACACGCCCGTGGTCGGCTGGCGGGGCGCCAGCGTCAATACGCTGCGGCTGTGGCGCGCGCGGGCCGAGGCGGATTTCCATCTGGAGCGCTTCAATGCCGGTGACCATATCGGCGCGGTCGCCGAGGAAGCCCGCGCCCAGAGCATTTCACGGGTGCTCTATCCCGCCGATAGCACCGAAGCGGGGCAGGAGCTGCGACTGCGTCAGGAATATTTCTTCGTTGCCGCCTCGCTGCAAGACCTGTTGCGCCGTCACCTGGATCAGCGTGGCACGCTGCTGAACCTGCCGGAATTTGCTGCCATCCAGCTCAACGACACCCATCCGGCGATCGCCGTGGCGGAGCTGATGCGGTTGCTGGTCGACGTTCATGACATTCCCTGGCGCAAGGCCTGGGAACTCACCGTCGGCACCCTGTCCTACACCAACCACACCTTGTTGCCCGAAGCGCTGGAAACCTGGCCGGTGGGGCTGATGGAACGCTTGTTGCCGCGCCACATGCAGATCATCTACCTGATCAACGCGCAGCATCTCGATGCGTTGCGCGAGCGCGGCGTTCACGACCTCGACCTGCTGCGCTCGGTGTCCTTGATCGAGGAGGGGCATGGCCGGCGGGTGCGCATGGGCAACCTGGCCTTTCTCGGTTCGCATTGCATCAATGGCGTGTCCGCGCTGCATACCGGCCTGATGCGCGAGACGGTCTTCACCGACCTGCACTCGTTGTATCCGAAACGCATCAGCAACAAGACCAACGGCATCACCTTCCGCCGCTGGCTGTATCAATCCAACCCGCAGCTGACCCGCCTGTTGGTCGAGCATGTGGGCGAGGAGCTGCTCGACTCGCCGGAGACGCTGCTGCGCCAGCTCGAGCCGTTCGCTGACCAGCCGGACTTCCGTGCACGTTTCGCCGCCCAGCGGCTCGGCAACAAGCAGCTACTGGCGCGCATGATTCAGGAGCGGCTGGGGATCAGCGTCGATCCGAATGCGCTGTTCGACGTCCACGTCAAACGCATCCACGAGTACAAGCGCCAGCTGCTCAACCTGCTGCATACCGTGGCGTTGTACCAGGCGATTCGCTCCGATCCCGGCGGTCACTGGGTTCCGCGCGTGAAGATTTTCGCCGGCAAGGCGGCGGCCAGTTACCACACGGCCAAATTGATCATCAAACTGACCAACGATATCGCGCGGACGATCAACGACGACCCCACCGTCCGCGGGCTGCTCAAGGTGGTCTTCCTGCCCAACTACAACGTCAGCCTGGCCGAGCGCATCATTCCGGCGGCCGACCTCTCCGAGCAGATCTCCACGGCCGGGCTCGAGGCCTCCGGAACCAGCAACATGAAGTTCGCGCTCAACGGCGCGCTGACTATCGGCACCCTGGATGGCGCTAACGTCGAGATGTGCGAGCAGATCGGTGCGGAGCACATGTTCATCTTCGGCATGACCGCTCAGGAAGTCGAAGCGCGCAAGCAGGCCAACGAATACAACGCCGAGGCCACCATCATCGAGTCGCCGCGGCTCAACGAGGTGCTGATGGCGATTCGTAACGGCGCCTTCTCGGCGGATGATCCGGCGCGCTACACGGGGCTGATCGATGGCCTGAAGTGGCACGACACCTTCATGGTCTGCGCCGATTTCGAGGCGTACTGGCAGGCGCAGCTGGAGGTCGAGGCGCGTTGGCGCGATGCCGATAGCTGGTGGCGTTCGGCTGTCCTGAATACCGCGCGCACGGGCTGGTTCTCCTCGGACCGGACCATCCGTGAGTACGCCGAGGAGATCTGGAAGGTGCTGTGA
- a CDS encoding class 1 fructose-bisphosphatase gives MSRVTLSRYLIEQTRSNNTPADLRFLIEVVARACKEISHAVSKGALGGVLGATETENIQGEVQKKLDVLSNEILLEANEWGGHLAGMASEEMDNAYQIPGKYPKGAYLLVFDPLDGSSNIDVNVSVGTIFSVLRCPGECFTQNDALGEEAFLQPGTKQVAAGYAIYGPQTMLILTLGNGVMGFTLDRELGSFVLTHENLRVPESTAEFAINMSNQRHWEAPVQRYVGELLAGTEGPLTKNYNMRWIASMVADVHRILTRGGIFMYPRDSREPGKAGKLRLMYEANPMSFIIEQAGGAATNGTQRILDIQPDSLHQRVPVFLGSKEEVERVTGYHQG, from the coding sequence ATGTCACGCGTAACCCTGAGTCGCTACCTGATCGAGCAGACCCGCAGTAACAACACCCCTGCTGATCTGCGCTTCCTTATCGAGGTAGTGGCCCGAGCGTGCAAGGAGATCAGCCACGCCGTATCCAAGGGCGCACTGGGTGGCGTGCTCGGCGCAACCGAAACCGAGAACATCCAGGGCGAAGTCCAGAAGAAGCTCGACGTGCTGTCCAACGAAATCCTCCTCGAAGCCAACGAGTGGGGCGGCCACCTGGCGGGCATGGCGTCGGAAGAAATGGACAACGCCTACCAGATTCCCGGCAAGTACCCGAAGGGCGCCTATCTGCTGGTCTTCGATCCGCTGGATGGCTCCAGCAACATCGATGTGAACGTCTCCGTCGGGACCATTTTCTCGGTGCTACGCTGCCCGGGCGAATGCTTCACTCAGAACGATGCATTGGGAGAAGAAGCCTTCCTGCAGCCGGGCACCAAGCAGGTCGCTGCCGGCTACGCAATCTACGGTCCGCAGACCATGCTGATCCTGACCCTGGGCAATGGCGTCATGGGCTTCACGCTGGACCGCGAGCTGGGCAGCTTCGTGTTGACGCATGAAAACCTGCGTGTGCCCGAATCGACCGCCGAATTCGCCATCAACATGTCCAACCAGCGTCATTGGGAAGCGCCTGTGCAGCGCTACGTCGGCGAGCTGCTGGCGGGTACCGAAGGTCCGCTGACCAAGAACTACAACATGCGCTGGATCGCCTCGATGGTGGCCGACGTCCATCGCATCCTGACCCGGGGCGGCATCTTCATGTACCCCCGCGATTCCCGCGAGCCAGGCAAGGCGGGCAAGCTGCGGCTGATGTACGAAGCCAACCCGATGTCCTTCATCATCGAGCAGGCCGGTGGTGCCGCCACCAACGGTACTCAGCGGATCCTCGACATCCAGCCCGACTCCCTGCATCAGCGTGTGCCGGTCTTCCTCGGTTCCAAGGAAGAGGTCGAGCGCGTCACTGGCTATCACCAGGGCTGA
- the glsB gene encoding glutaminase B, with translation MQNLLSEILDEVRPLLGKGKVADYIPALADVPADQLGIAVCSAEGELYHAGDAKTPFSIQSISKVFSLVQAIQHGGESLWERLGHEPSGQPFNSLVQLEFERGRPRNPFINAGALVICDINQSRFAVPALSMRDFVRHLSGNPLIVSDSRVAESEYQHRARNAAMAYLMQAFGNFHNDVEAVLRSYFHHCALRMSCIDLARAFSFLVRDGACLDGDEPVLSPRQAKQVNAIMATSGLYDEAGNFAYRVGLPGKSGVGGGIVAVVPGRFTVCVWSPELNQAGNSLIGMAALEKLSQRIGWSIF, from the coding sequence ATGCAAAACCTGTTGAGCGAAATCCTCGATGAAGTTCGGCCGCTGCTCGGTAAAGGCAAGGTGGCGGACTACATTCCTGCACTGGCGGACGTGCCGGCCGATCAGCTGGGTATTGCCGTCTGTAGCGCCGAGGGTGAGCTCTACCACGCCGGCGATGCGAAGACGCCGTTCTCGATCCAGAGCATCTCCAAGGTGTTCAGCCTGGTGCAGGCGATCCAGCACGGTGGCGAGTCGCTGTGGGAGCGGCTGGGGCACGAGCCGTCCGGGCAGCCGTTCAACTCGCTGGTGCAGCTGGAGTTCGAACGCGGCCGGCCGCGCAACCCGTTCATCAACGCCGGAGCGCTGGTGATCTGCGACATCAACCAATCGCGTTTCGCCGTGCCGGCCCTGTCGATGCGCGACTTCGTGCGGCACCTGTCGGGCAATCCGCTGATCGTGTCGGACTCCCGCGTCGCCGAGTCGGAGTACCAGCATCGCGCACGAAACGCAGCGATGGCTTACCTGATGCAGGCCTTTGGCAACTTTCACAATGATGTCGAGGCGGTGTTGCGCAGCTACTTCCATCACTGTGCGCTGCGCATGAGCTGCATCGACCTGGCCCGCGCGTTCAGCTTTCTGGTGCGCGACGGCGCTTGTCTGGACGGTGACGAGCCGGTGCTCAGCCCGAGGCAAGCGAAGCAGGTCAACGCGATCATGGCGACCAGCGGACTTTACGACGAGGCCGGCAATTTTGCCTACCGCGTCGGTCTGCCGGGCAAGAGCGGTGTCGGTGGCGGCATCGTCGCCGTGGTGCCCGGGCGTTTCACGGTTTGTGTCTGGTCGCCGGAATTGAACCAGGCCGGCAATTCACTGATCGGTATGGCCGCTCTGGAGAAACTATCGCAGCGCATCGGCTGGTCCATTTTCTAA
- a CDS encoding YkgJ family cysteine cluster protein has translation MKTRLIASADPDRLETWARYSNGLCGDCRATCCTLPVEVRLEDLIRLEVIDAFERDEPTKQVAKRLSKAGIIEHFNQKHGIFTLTRLANGDCLYLDRQTRLCTVYAKRPDTCRNHPRIGPRPGYCAYQQKTAAR, from the coding sequence GTGAAAACTCGACTGATCGCTTCCGCCGACCCCGACCGCCTGGAAACCTGGGCGCGCTACAGCAATGGCCTGTGTGGCGACTGCCGAGCCACCTGCTGCACCTTGCCCGTCGAGGTGCGTCTCGAGGACTTGATCCGCCTGGAGGTGATCGATGCCTTCGAACGCGACGAACCGACCAAGCAGGTCGCCAAGCGCCTGAGCAAGGCCGGCATCATCGAACATTTCAATCAGAAGCATGGCATTTTCACCCTGACTCGCCTGGCCAATGGGGACTGCCTCTACCTCGACCGGCAGACACGTCTGTGCACGGTCTATGCCAAGCGACCGGACACCTGCCGCAACCATCCACGCATCGGCCCACGGCCCGGCTATTGCGCCTACCAGCAGAAAACGGCGGCCCGCTGA